One window of the Procambarus clarkii isolate CNS0578487 chromosome 27, FALCON_Pclarkii_2.0, whole genome shotgun sequence genome contains the following:
- the LOC123762574 gene encoding centriolar and ciliogenesis-associated protein HYLS1 has translation MPYRLRVTEEEVREELTKLGFEDVSDENVERLRKDLLKLIKNDLRKVKQQRCQSRDLHDSVSHDETPAIPSKLNIRMPLPDTSTPIPPEQQMPSTWKSSVRPFGSSLSQSRNNANEDAEESGYSDFDSRASATSVSEREKSDSSSAMYSPSDSTTGARMSKEKIKSYSGLLQKNKIENRGRTFRHTHVDTHRMPTGPVVDSQVTLQRPTDDQSRGQSNGNKVNQDLRKQKVAGMAKHKDGLPEYPSRPDPVTLYHFYKAHWDKFKAPGEDPRSKLRWSVRTKLFYSK, from the exons ATGCCTTACCGTTTGAGGGTCACCGAGGAAGAAGTGCGGGAGGAATTGACTAAGCTGGGATTCGAAGATGTTTCTGATGAAAATGTTGAACGTCTCCGTAAGG ATCTTCTAAAATTGATCAAGAATGATCTCCGCAAAGTTAAACAGCAAAGGTGTCAGTCCAGAGACTTGCACGACTCTGTTAGCCATGATGAAACTCCTGCCATACCAAGCAAATTAAATATAAGGATGCCATTACCAGATACTTCTACACCAATTCCTCCTGAACAACAAATGCCATCTACTTGGAAGTCTTCAGTCAG GCCATTTGGGAGTTCTCTGTCTCAGTCAAGAAATAATGCAAATGAAGATGCTGAAGAAAGTGGATATTCTGACTTTGATAGTAGAGCATCAGCTACATCTGTATCAGAAAGAGAGAAGAGCGACTCTTCTTCAGCCATGTATTCTCCAAGTGATAGTACTACAGGAGCCAGAATGTCTAAGGAAAAGATTAAATCGTATTCTGGTCTACtacaaaaaaataaaattgaaaatagAGGTAGAACATTCAGACACACACATGTTGATACACACAGGATGCCAACAGGGCCAGTTGTAGATTCACAAGTCACATTGCAAAGACCAACAGATGATCAATCAAGAGGACAATCAAATGGGAATAAAGTGAACCAGGATCTTAGAAAGCAAAAGGTTGCTGGGATGGCAAAACATAAAG ATGGCTTGCCAGAGTACCCTAGTCGGCCTGATCCAGTTACTTTATATCATTTCTACAAGGCACATTGGGATAAGTTCAAAGCTCCTGGAGAAGATCCTCGATCAAAACTTCGTTGGTCTGTGCGTACAAAGCTGTTTTATTCAAAATAA